From Bacteroidota bacterium, one genomic window encodes:
- the recA gene encoding recombinase RecA, translated as MAKETEEKKDNQVSKEKLKALQLTLDKLEKSYGKGTIMKLGDVPANDIDSISTGSIGLDHALGIGGFPKGRVIEIYGPESSGKTTLAIHAIAEAQKAGGIAAFIDAEHAFDSSYAAKLGVDIDNLLISQPDNGEQALEITENLIRSGAIDIIVIDSVAALTPKSEIEGEMGDSKMGLQARLMSQALRKLTGTISKTRCCCIFINQLREKIGVMFGNPETTTGGNALKFYASVRIDIRRVSQIKEAEEVVGNHVRVKVVKNKVAPPFRTAEIDLMYGEGFSKTGEIIDIGVSTEIIKKSGSWFSYGDTKLGQGREGVKQLLLDNPELSDELEAKIRAKLKEKK; from the coding sequence ATGGCTAAAGAAACAGAAGAAAAAAAAGACAACCAGGTAAGCAAGGAGAAATTGAAAGCGCTTCAGCTTACGCTCGATAAACTTGAAAAAAGTTACGGCAAAGGCACTATTATGAAATTGGGTGATGTGCCAGCTAATGATATTGATTCCATCTCAACCGGTTCTATCGGACTCGACCATGCCCTCGGTATTGGTGGGTTTCCAAAAGGTCGTGTTATTGAGATTTATGGTCCTGAATCGTCGGGAAAAACCACCCTGGCCATTCATGCCATTGCCGAGGCTCAAAAAGCCGGTGGAATTGCAGCCTTTATTGATGCCGAACATGCTTTCGACAGCAGTTACGCCGCCAAACTCGGTGTCGATATTGACAACCTGCTGATTTCCCAGCCCGATAACGGAGAACAGGCACTTGAGATTACCGAAAACCTGATTCGCTCCGGAGCTATTGATATCATCGTGATTGACTCTGTTGCTGCACTTACGCCAAAGAGTGAGATTGAAGGCGAAATGGGCGACTCAAAAATGGGTCTGCAGGCAAGGCTGATGTCGCAGGCACTTCGTAAGCTTACCGGTACTATCAGCAAAACCCGCTGCTGCTGCATCTTCATAAATCAGCTTCGCGAAAAAATCGGTGTGATGTTCGGCAACCCCGAAACAACTACCGGTGGTAATGCTCTTAAATTTTACGCATCAGTCAGGATTGATATTCGCCGCGTGAGCCAGATAAAAGAAGCCGAAGAGGTTGTTGGAAACCATGTTCGCGTTAAAGTGGTGAAAAACAAAGTGGCACCGCCCTTCCGCACAGCTGAAATCGACCTGATGTATGGTGAAGGTTTCTCCAAAACAGGCGAAATTATTGATATTGGCGTTAGCACTGAGATTATTAAAAAGAGTGGTTCGTGGTTCAGCTATGGCGATACCAAGCTGGGACAGGGCAGGGAAGGCGTGAAGCAACTGCTGCTCGACAACCCCGAACTCAGCGATGAACTCGAAGCAAAAATCAGAGCAAAACTGAAAGAAAAGAAATAG